GGCCGGTGCGACTGTGTGGACGGATGGCGTCGTCGACAGCGACACCGACCGCTGGGTACGCGTCGTGATTGCCGACAACGGCCCCGGTCTCCCCGAACAGGACCGGACTGCCATCACCGAGGGACGCGAGACGGAGCTCGAACACGCGAGCGGCCTCGGTCTCTGGTTGGCCCACTGGCTCGTCGACCGTTCGGGCGGTCTCCTCCGGTTCCACGACGCATCCCCCCAGGGGACAGTCGTCGAACTGCTCCTGCCACGGGCCGCGTCGACGACACCGACAGGCGAACCGGACGGGGAGTCGGGAAAAGAACGGTAGCCGGCCGAACCAGGCCGCCCAGGCGGTCCTCATCACTGGTGGCCAAGCGCCCACTGAGCCGGGACATCGACTGGGCCGGACTGGACTACCGGTGACGACGGCTGAACGCGACGGACAGGGCCACGACGAGCAGTGCGACAGCCGACGTGCCGAATCCGAGTCCAGGAGCGGACTCACCGCTCGTTGCCTGACTGGCCTCCGGAGGGCCCGTCGACACGTTGGCCGTCGTCTCGAGTGGAGGGATGTCCGTGCGACCGGTCGTTGATGCATCCGTCGGTGCGGTGTCTCCGGACTCGACCGTGACGTTCCCGACGAACCGCTCGTTGACGGACACCTGATAGACTCCTGGTTCGTCGAAGGAGCGCTCGAAGGTGGCCTGTCGAGTGCCGTTCGGGGCGATCGACAGCTCCGTGCGGTCCACCATCCTCTCTTCGAGGAACAGTTTCACCGTATACGTGCCATCCGCACCTCCATCGTTCCGCACGCGGACCAGGACCTCGGTTCCCTGCTGTGTGCTGATGCGCGTGACGGTCACGAGCGCGTCGGTGATACGGAACTTCGCCTGGTTTACACCCGTCGTGAAGTCAGAAAGTCCCGGTGCCCTCGCCTCGAAGAAGTAGTGGGTCGCACCCGCTTCGACGAACTGTGTCGGGAGTTCGACCCACCCGCTCTCCTCGTGACGGTACAGCACGACGTCTTCTGGTCCGGTCTCGTTCCCGGCCAATCGGTCTTTCCGAACACGGATTCTGAACGTGACGTCACTGACCTGCTCGTTCGGAATACTGTGATCGACGTGGACGTATCCTGCGGGCTCTGTTCCGTCACCGAGGGCGAACGCAGGGACGTCGCCGAACCGACTGACGTTCGTCGCGATGCTGAGAGTGACCGACCCGGTGCGTTCAGGCGTGAACGAGACCGCGTCGACGGCGACGACATCGTCACGCGTCAACGGCCACGAGATATTGAGCGACTGCGTCGTGTTCGCCTCGGCGTCCGTGAGCGTGGCGTTCACCAGTGTCTTCCGCTCCAGCACCCTCGAGGGCGAGACGTCGGCGTCCGTCTGCGTGTTCGTGAGCCAGACGTTCCGTTGCGGTTCGTCCGGGTCGTTGCTCAGGACGTGGAGCGTCGCGAACTGCGGACGCGCCGTCGCGGCGTCGAACGTTACAGTCACGTTCTGTCGGTCACCCGGTCCGAGCGTCAGCGCGCCGTCGAACGCCCGCTCGAAGGACGCCCGGTCGGGTCCGACGATGGCGACTGCACCGACTGTCAGTGGGGCGTCTCCCACGTTTCGTATCGAGAAAGTTTGAGCCTCCGACTCGCCAGTCGCGTTCGTGAAGTAGAGCGCCTCGGGGAGGACCGCGATATCCGGTTTCGCGTC
This is a stretch of genomic DNA from Salinigranum halophilum. It encodes these proteins:
- a CDS encoding PGF-pre-PGF domain-containing protein encodes the protein MRPGAAGRTVRVFLVMAVLLSTVAVGVAVQPTRPVSRQVDAKPDIAVLPEALYFTNATGESEAQTFSIRNVGDAPLTVGAVAIVGPDRASFERAFDGALTLGPGDRQNVTVTFDAATARPQFATLHVLSNDPDEPQRNVWLTNTQTDADVSPSRVLERKTLVNATLTDAEANTTQSLNISWPLTRDDVVAVDAVSFTPERTGSVTLSIATNVSRFGDVPAFALGDGTEPAGYVHVDHSIPNEQVSDVTFRIRVRKDRLAGNETGPEDVVLYRHEESGWVELPTQFVEAGATHYFFEARAPGLSDFTTGVNQAKFRITDALVTVTRISTQQGTEVLVRVRNDGGADGTYTVKLFLEERMVDRTELSIAPNGTRQATFERSFDEPGVYQVSVNERFVGNVTVESGDTAPTDASTTGRTDIPPLETTANVSTGPPEASQATSGESAPGLGFGTSAVALLVVALSVAFSRRHR